The DNA region ccaattttcaaaatttaattctaaagggttttaaagttatagagaaaaaattgtcttcaaggggtcctatttaaaggggcgtagctcccttaggaagcaatttcggactcatattaatatgaactttttgccttattttcatacaaggattacgcccctgaaaggatgccgcttacttttgaatcaccctgtataggtcTGATGTTGCGCTTAAGGCGAAACATATCCCCATAAGTACTGCATTGAAGATATTAAATGATACTgtagatttaaagtttttattgattGTTTTAACCTGGATTAAAAAATAGTATCTTAAAGAGTCATGGatgacttttttcttaaattaattgttGATTTACCCTTGGTtcatttttaaacatgaaggaaagaCGTAACCTTAAGTTGGAAGTAATTTGGGAGGACTCGCAATAAGATACAGATTAGTGATTATCATAGCcggtaatctattatttttaccaaaaatttagaAACCTTAAGGAttaagaattacaaaaaaaaacacaggattctataaaaaattattaagttttatggCTCCATCTATGTACAATAAGACAAAATCGTACCAAATTGTTAActtcatatattttattcttgatcaatgtattttaaaataaattatgataattagaaattattcttatttatgtttttttaagagttatcAGAAATATCTtctaaaaattgcaattttcttGTCTCCATTTAATAACTGATTTAGCTAATTTTCTTGTTATCTCCCATAggaataataatactaataattataataaaatcattcaacatttaaattattcgaGAGAttaaattgttgaatttttgcaaatatctagAAAATGGGTAACAGACGGTAAATTAAACTTACGCCTGCCTTGACCTGCTCCTAACCCTCCTAGACCTTGATTTACTACTTCCAGAGCAACTCCTAATCCTAGGTCTCTTGGTCCTCGACCTACTCCTAGAACGACTCTTCCTGCTGGTTTTTAAAGATACAGATCCGCTTCTGCTTCGCTTTGATATCGATCTACAACGAGAATTAGATCGACGAGATCTACCCCTTCCAGATCCACTTCTCGATCGTTTTCTTCTGCTCCACGACCTGCTTCTCGACCGTTTTGGGCTCCTCGAATATTTCCTTCTGTCGTAAACGACTTCCTTGGTAGTCGAACTAcgttttttatcgaaaaaaaccCCACGGTCAAAGCTACCACTACGTCCTTTAAATTTTCCACATTTCACTTTGTCCGCGTACGttggtttattatttacctCTTCATCATCTGTAAAGATTTCTCAAGTCAATTATGtccaaaaatttgttaataaaatatttcattcaagTTGGGCTTATCCTAAAAAATTATACCCAATATATGTTGTGTAAATTGCtgaaataagtatttattactattttttttttggtaaaccTACATCTTAGAATCAATGCAAGCCACAGGTGTTAGCTTTAtaggatttaatttaaaaaaatatattaacccAAGTAAAATCTTCTTAAGaacaaagtaaataaatagtgtACCGTGGGTTGGTCCTGCTCAAAATTATTAATGTCTATAATAAATTACCTCCAAATGAAGTAATATAAGTGATTTTTTCCCCATCGTCGGGTGACGGTGACCTGGAAGGCGATTTACTTTCATCCCTCAAGGCGTTAGTAGGAGATTCCTTTGCCGCGTAACTTGGTGGGCTAATTTTCCTATTGGCCAAACGTTTCTCTCTATGGGCCCTAAAACAccatattaaaaagaaacaacaatAAAACACATCACCACTCATGTTACCTTCTCTCTCTTCTTGATTTACGTCCAGaatataaagctttttcatgCTCTTCCTCCTTTGCCAATTTATAAGTTTCGGCCTCCTCCATGTCGTTGGTTAGAAAAGAATAGAAATCGTTGCCGGCCATACCAAATTGTTGTCCTGCTTTGTTCATTTCATGGGCCTGAGTGGGATCGATTTTCGATATGTTTATCGACAGATCAACGTCCAAGTCGCTGTCGGAATTTTCATCATCGGAATTGTCTTCGTCTTGAGTGTCATGTGGTTGGGGGCCAGCAATTGCTGTATAGtgttaaaagtattatttataaaaggcaaaaactATATAAGTTATGAAGAAATCTTTTAGCTTCAATGAATTTTTTGTaacagttaaataaattttaataatttactggAAGATAAGATATTTCAATGTTCAGTTTGTTTTTGCAAGCAATTAAATTTATGTCATTTATCTCTATCATTCCCCCTCATGAccaataaaagattttttcgaGCACCCTGTTTTACTTTTGAATCATGTCTTATctttattaaactattaatttaaaaaaaggctaaAACACCTAAACTCTGGCTCAGTAATGGCCTTAAAGTGGCAGGGAAATTTCTGcagtttgaattatttaaagaaatttattgatgATCAGGGATTTATCATTTaagctaataaataaatatattattagtcacTGTACTGATAAGTCTTTCCAATCCTTTAAAAACAAcctaaaaaagatattgattgaaagccaacaataaatatcgagaaaaatagcaataatataaagtaataactTAGAATTAAACAGTCAACTGGTTCAACTGgattttatttcaactttttttgggattgtttttttttttttttaattttatttctattgttctatttaatttttttaataagtatttgtATTGTTAAATCGGTCATGCATATATATAGTATTATGATGTCAAGTAGTCGTTAAgctgtaaaatttgtatttttctttgtaagttatagttaatttttttttttgtcttctgtatattttaacattttctattagtaactacttaataattatgtgtttttgtaatagtaataatattattgtaatatttatgtgcactcggttaagttaacagcatgctgcccttcgccgagtataaaataaaggcctttttatttatttatttatttatttatgcataacgcgaccaagcgccaaatttgaattttgggTATTATTGCGCCATCTAACGGCCAAAGACTAtatttatctacaaaaaaattcttgaacAGTACAAATTTATAGTAAGGacataattttaagttaaactaAGCGCCAAACGGTTTATAACACTAGATGCATTTTGCATAAAGCGACTAAATGTCACGAAATTTCGCTTTACCGAACCAAACGCCAAGATACTTGGTGCTTGGTTTAGTATtgcaaatagaaaaatataaaaaatagatcccTAATATCATTGGCCTCTTGTTTGTAttcttatttttgtattattttggatGTGTCATTTAATGCACTAACGTCTGTTATTGCACatgcaattttaaattagaCTAGAGAACGTAGAGAATTTCTAGTGCTAAGGTTAAtacttgtttaaaattaaaaaacagagtTGAAGAAGTAAAAGATATGAGAGGAGTTGTTAGCGGCGGGAAAAACAAAGTATCAGAAGATAGAGTCCAAGAAGTAATCCGACACATTGATCAATTTCCAAAGTACAAGTCACATTATTCTAGGGAACAAACAAGCTGCATGTATCTACGATCGGATACTACATTAAACGTTATGTACAACCTGTACAAGGAAAAATCAGAATTGAGAGCCCAAtctcattttcaaaatataaagagatttttttgagtaattttaatctTAAGAGAAAGCCACTAAAAAAAGACACTTGCAATTCTTGCGACAAACtggaagttttgaaaaatacgACAAATCTTGAAGAGCAAAATAGGTataaaatggaaaaacaaaatcatttaactTTAGCTAGTGAGACGAGAAATGCAAACGCAGACAGAAAAAGGGCCGAGGAAGCCGAACACCTTGAAGTACTCAccttttatatagaaaaaaatattgcctCTTCCTCGTATACCGACAAGtgttgtcttttataaaagaaagcTCTGGTTATATAATTTGGGTATCCACgcaggaaaaaataataaagggtATTGTTATTTATGATTGGAAGGTATGGCAGGTAGAGGGGCTCAAGAAGTGGGTTCCAGTTTACTTCGGCATGTAAGAGAAAATGCTGATATGGTTGCTTGTAAACATCTGATTTTATGGTCAGACAGCTGCGGTGGCCAAAATCGCAACATCAAAATGGTTTTATTCCTTATGACAATGTTTAAAGTTAATCTTTCGAGACGGGTGCATTCGACACAATCGTCATTCGACATAATGGACATTCGACACAATACccgcgaaatattttaaacgttcgAGTATGATCGGTTGGGTCTTTTACACGTCAGCCAATTTTTATTCGAAATAGCTGTAGTGTTGTCATCTAACACAAAATAGGGTTAGGTATAGGtatattgttttgtttacattcgaGTCGTGCttacaataattagtttatatttatcgatagtttgccaaaagttattaatttgtgaGTTGTGAGTTCTTCAGTATATTTGAAGCTTTAAGATATAACTACAAAGGACCTGGGATGATACTTCCTGATCTGATTAAGAAACACTATAACTAACTTTGTGTAATTTACTACTTGGCCTCTTATCCTGTGATTCTTCTTAGAACATAAAATACCTGCATTATACTTATCGCGAAGTGAAGAGGAATTTGACGCCAAAAAAACGTACCATCACTTGGGAAAGTGCaagtttttttgtgtaaaattatgGCAAACAAAGTTCCATTTGACTTGCATAGGTGTGGTGATAGTGTTTATATTTACTACTTTTGactaataaatttgaaaaagtgcaatttagGATAATATACTGGATAAACTGGATGATTTTGATGAAGTCATATGCCTCCGAGGATATTTGGATTATAAACTATAGTGTGTCAGCTTAAATATAACATACTGAATAACCAAAAGGACTGTAATAGACTATccagtttttaatttacttatacacaCACTTATTGCTATCAAGTAATTTGTGACTAACATTATTTCTGAATGAATGAATTATGAATTCAGAAATCAATGAAGAAATATGAATTGGTGTCATAAAAAAGTGCAATGAGTtataagttaataatatttataagtaggAAAAGAAACAGGTTCTTAGAGAATATCATATATTACAGCCTTATTTAGATTGAGCCAAGTTTTCATTCATATTGTTGAGTTTTATCAGGGCTGGAATGTATACAAATTACGGTAACAGTTTACTATCCTATCGAACGCCGTTTTTTTGTacgaatttaaagaattaaacagttacaaaagttaatgtatgtcgtatttattataaattcgttGTCGGAGACTCAATCATTTTTcaatcatttgaaaaaagaaaataaaaaatattaaaattttacccctgttcgtttttttttgcgcaatcagtttttcttatgaaaaatgatTATTCACCCAACAGGTCCTTTTTGCACCCAGtgcctttttatataaaaaaaaatcactaccaACCCAGCTCAGCCCCAACAAACCCAACCCAGCCCAATAAAACTCAACCTAACCATTAAATAGGAAACATatactaaaaagaataataagacagctattgaaattagttttgttttttaattatttttttttacgatttatCGGATGGTATCATTCGATcacctaaaaaaatagtatattaccTGTAAAATAATAGCGCTGGCAACCCCGATAATTCAGTGTCTCGAAAGGTTTTTTCGGTACGTATTCTGGTAAGTGATTTCCGATTTGTTGTCTCTCTCGTCTCAACAAAATCGAGTATTTCCGAGCGGTGTGTTATGTGTCGAGGTCACCCTGTTCGGGCGCTCGCGGAGTCGCTTCGGGGGAAGCTTCGGGAGTGTGTCGAATGTCCATTGTGTTATTTGCCTGTTTTCCAATCTTTCAATAGAAAAGATAACGTTGCGTTTTTTAACATCTGGTCATAGTTATCTACCTAACAGATTTAACAGAGACACAGATTTTGGAGATATCGAATGCGCATTAAAACTACAACAAATATTGTATACAGCTGATGACTATATAAATATCATGAAATCATGGCGCAAGAAAAATCCACTTGTCCATAAAATggaaaaagaacatttttttctactactaaaatcgaaaaaaatattgttaatcgAAAAGTAGATGtgacaaacaataaaataaattggcttcaatttaaagaaatcgAAATTCGAAAAGACAGTCCCTTCAGAATATTTGTTAAAACTTCTCTTAAGGATGAAACTCACCAGgaaattaatatagaaaaaaagcgTGGAAGACCACAAAATAAGAAAACTTCAAAAACCAACTTTAAAAATCTACTTGAAAATTTATGGCCAGATGGAAAGCCTATTCCAGAGAAAAAACTGGAAGTCATAAAGTTTTTGCTTCCTCTGATACCAAAagatgcaaaaatattttataaaaacctcgTAGGTGATCCAACTATTGAGGAAGACTTGGAAGGGTATGATGGGCAGCCGGATTTTGACATTGAGGATGAAGCTGAATAGAATTCTTGGGTAGTTAGTAATGTTCCGAAGAAatatgcagtttttttttgacgttttaatttgcttatagcatatattattagtaaataaagtttttaaaaggtGATTTAATTTTACTCTAATTTTATTgatccttttattttatttttaaactatatgTTTCAACTAACAGCTCTACTGCTGATTAGGTTTTCGATCAACCAAAAGTATTCTAAGGAAGGCTgactcaaaataaaaagtttttttagaactgtaacattttaaatagtaactttttattttaaataaaaagtagggCTCTTAGTCAAAATATACAGTTTTAGAATAAACTAGCTTTGCATAAAAGAGCTATGCGACAAATTTGGCGTGCGGTTCagttttgtaaaatacaaaTACCCAATAATATGTAAAAAGCATTACAAGACTAAGAGACAATTTTtatcataacttctaaaatgttcaattttttgctaaaagctTTTGTAAAATGATTTGAAATAGTGCCTTGTATATATCTTGCAAAAACTAGATCTTCATTCTAATTTATCTACTTTTAAGGCCACTTGAAACTTATTTGTGTTTTCCCAAAATTGTGATTTTGGCGCTTGGTCGTGTTATGAACTGCATCCAATTATTGCAAGTTACTATAGaatttatagataatttttaaaatcaactaAATCTGGTTATTACAGTGGTCAAATTTCTAagatgaaaaataaacaaaaagaaatctggaccataaataatgattttcacAATATCTCAGTTAAACACAACCCAAATGGTGATCCTAAGTGCAGCAAGTGGTCTAAGAGCAGGGCttgaatatttaacaataatagagTTAGTTGATTTTGTGAAACATCAATTTGTATGAGTTTTATTAGCTTAACATTAGCCACAGTGACTTATTGTCTACTCTAAAAAAGCAGTGTTTggtcaaatatttaatattaaaacccCCTGGCTAACCAATTCACTTTGAAGAAATACTATTTGGAGTTGACTGAAAAAATAGAAGATGTTTAGcaataaatttactattaatatTGTTGCACTAAATGATGCTAGTCCATGGTAACTTCTTTCTTCAAAGTGTATAAAACTATCAAAGATCCCGacctgaaattaaaattttttgattcttGCATACAATTTTTATACACTCATTATTTTccaatataaatttattgagTATTACTCTATTTATTAAATGGTAACCAACtattattaacttaaatattgttttctatTACAAATagaaagcaatatttttatgttGTCAGTTGtgatttagaaattattaaagtaatgATTATAGCAGGGAATCATTTTAAAGGCAGCTACCAATAAACCTATACATGAAGGTGAGTGAAAATACTATAGAAAAAGCATCCAAATTCAATATTTGGACATTTGAATAGATCAGAATTTGAACTTTAAAGCTCATGCACtagaagtaattaaaaaaattacctgtaTTAGTTTTTGGACTAAATAAATAACAGATGGCTTATCATTTAAAAGATCAGATAAAGAGATACTCACCTGTACCTTCTTCATAGTTAAAGCCTATTGCAACACCCGTTCCCTTGGAgtcttttttacttttgttcTCCGTATACCCAAACTGTTCTTCCAAATGTAACTGCTTAAGAAACTTCTCCTCAGAGATACCTAGATAGTTATTCTGAGCCACAATTCTATATCTTTCATAGTTCACTTGGCGATCCTCTGAGGTTAATTCAGACTCCTCCTCCTTTTTAACAGCTGGAATGTAATCGAGGTGAGCACGCACATCAAATCTATCTATGAGGTTATTTTCATTCCCTTGCCATGGCATCCTAAATATAatgaatatattcattttaacaatttaagattattgcttaataaaataaaacttacattaCAGCACTGTCCGCAGCAGCTGCCACTGCAGGATCCAAATGGATTCTGCATTGCCGGCCATGGATTTGTAAGAACTGAGTGGGATCAGCTTTCTGGATTAAAACACGactaaataaatagttttcaaaTAATAGAAGAAATACTTACAATTCTTTCATAAAAATCTCGCCGTCTTTCCGCCCGCTTCCTATAGTCAACCAACATCCCTCGGATCTTTCTCTCTTGACGCCTAGCTTCGTGCCACATTTTGGTCTTAATTTTGCAGACTTTAAAAACATTCGCGAATTCGTAGACCTTTTGGAAATTGTTCTTcaggaaaaattgaaaaaagcctGAAGCACTCTACATTCCAAGGAAGGAaacgtataaaaaaaatgttttgacacCTTTGACACCTAACAAATGCAACAACACTAGAAATATGGGGAAATGGTGGTTGGATACAAACTGACAGAATTTCTTATGACAGATCTGATCAGTGTTGCCAGGTATTACTAACTGTCACGCGCCAGTTTTGACACTAAAATGCGCCACCAAAGCGCCACCTTTTGACAGGACGCAAAAACTATTACAAAATTAGCGGGAGTTTCAAATATTGGACAAATGTGGATTTCCTTTTATTCACAGTTTCCTATACCGGGTGCTGCATCTCATTACGCACCATAGGAAttacaatgcaaaaataaagaaatagaaattcctGCTTCCCTAATTGTTTTAGCTAAAAAGTCTATAGGACCTTTTTtgtagcaaattaattttgctataagaaggaatttttataaaacgaGATATTTGAATCGTGGAGGCAAAATCGTCGAAAATATTCTTTCCCTTTTCCCTTCCCATCCCCTGTTTGCTAATTAAGAAACAAACATTACCTTTTCAAACTTCAAAAATCTATATATCAATCaatataacaatatttatttgcaataaactaCTGTACCAAgtttaaactaataattacactatttcataactattttataaataaagcacTTATTTCCCGTGTACTAGTTCcagaataataaagttttatcatCTCTACTTTTTCCTGTATAGAATAaatcattttagaaatttgatacTGTAGTAAGTTTCAACAAAGGTAATGTTTGTTTCCTAATTACTAAACAGGTGATGGAAAGAGAAAATGGGAAGAAAATTTTCGACAATTTTGCCTCCACGATTCAAATatcttgttttataaaaataccttcttataacaaaattaatttgctacaAAAAAGGTCCTATAAACTTTTTAGCTAAAGCAATTAGGGAAGCaggaatttctatttctttatttttacattgtaGTTCCTATGGTGCGTAATGAGATGCAGCACCCGGTAtagatatacatatttattattttattaaatataatagtaattacctaattttaatttgtttttttttgtaatcagaaACAAatgttgaatagaagtccatattttgtaggagaatgcgtatataaagataacaaataggggaagtctttatctccaagaaaaatgcatgtgggacacttaggtaaatgtattatgcatttcggctgtgtaaacagccatcatcagatacagaacattacaaaaaacatatacgttcaccaaataaaccaaaaaattaaccCGTTAATCATTAACAAATAAACCCGTTATcgggaaaaaaaaaaaaaaaaaaaaatttttgtaatgttctgtatctgatgatggctgtttacacagccgaaatgcataatacatttacctaagtgtcccacatgcatttttcttggagataaagacttcccctatttgttatctttagaaacaaatgtgtttaaatactcatatactttattttaaaaaaatatgggaataaaataaatgggaattctacaaaataacttttttcataaaaataatgacaacaaaaatattacatatttctaaattaaatattctaacatatttaacaaaaaaaaacatcctaTATATAAAGCAAAATCAATCAATATCAATCAATTTCAATTCAAAACACAAACCACCAAACAATAATGTTGCCGCCATGTCAACTGTCAACATGAGAACTGTCACGGTTTGACTGTTGACGAGCAAAGTTGTCATAAGCATCTGTAGTGCTAAAGTCACTCATGCAAAGGCGAATGGCAGACGATCCCTTTTGGTAGTTGGAtttgttaatgaaattaatagtattaagaACCAACCAAAACCAATGCTTCTTTTGACTAGTTTACAATCAAGGTGCAcgatacaaaatacaaaagcgCCACTTTGGCACAAATGCGCCACACCTGGCAACCCTGGATCTGATAGAAAGGTCGCTTGGCATCTGGTAAGCTGTTTCTACAACTAATTGGACAGTTTGACGTTAGCCAATAtcaccaatcaaaatggtacaAAGTCCTCAAATTaagatcaaatttttatttaacccaGATATgactgaaatatatttttttaaattttcttctaattttttggtatattgTTCCTTAAATCTACCTTTACACATTAAAAGAGattgttttcctaaaaaatacaaatttgtacCATAAAATGGGTGTTCATTTAAACGGACAGTAGGCACTTGAGGTCTAAAAGGcaatgtaaataaaacattttttttttggtagaatatttattgtaaaaatgcagaaaaaaacCCTTATCAAATtagctaatttaaatttaggaagTAGGTGTATGGTAGGCCGTAAAGCATCTGATATGCAGTGCCACCTTACACTTTTTACAGATCACAGAAACTGCTTTATGACAAACCCTACAACGCGTTGGCTTTTCTTGAGTATCAACAAGGTGGTCAATCCGGTCAAATCTTGAATCGACATTTTCCAGGGATGATGGCCGAGATCTTTTACGGTTGCTTCGGCCCAAATTACCTTCAAGAAATGCTTTAGCGATCCTCCTTCGAAACGTTAGATGATCTAGTTTGCCATTCTCTGTTTCTTTATGTAGAACCCAGGCATTCTGTACTGAAATCCAACATATGacaaaaaatgggaaaataCGACTTCTTGCCTCTAATTGCCGTTCGATACAAACTCATATTTTGATCGGTACGGTCAAATCCtcccatatatttattatatactcTAATAGCTTGTGGTTGTTCAAGGCCTACACGTTTTTTTTCGGCATGTGAAAAACGTGTAACTGTATGAGTTGGTTGTACtcctacaaaatttgaaataacaTTTACAATATTATTGTCATTCCAGGACGCAATTATGATGGAACGTTTGTTTGTAGATTGAAAATCCCAGCTGCCTCgttttgattttctaaaaatttttttcgatgATAAAGGACAATTTGCTCGTCTGTTCTCTCGCAGAGTTCCGGTGgcttttatttttctgttggtCAGTTCTTCAACTGAACTTCAACGGAAtggttaaaaagaaattatcaaaaaaaagatgatattgcgcatttatttttgagcaaattATATCAGCATAGTTCAAAATGACTGAAGGTCCCAATCCCATTTCTTTATATTTCGGTATTTCTGATTTGGCGCCTTGATAAGGTTCAAACCAATTGATATAGCCATAAAATGAGGTACCGACCCAATGTTTATACCCATATCGTACCGGTTTCccttttataaattgttttcttgGATGCCTCCTAAAGTACGGTAGCATAGCCTCGTCTATGCTACGCTGCTCAAAATATGGTGCATTTGCTAAACAattcttatttattatgttgAAAAGAGGTCTCACTTTTGCAAAACGATCACTCGTATCTAGGGTATCGTTGTTACAGCAGTGAATGTTAGACATAATGTATTCAAATCTATCTCTACTTATagaatttgaaatcaaaataTTCC from Anthonomus grandis grandis chromosome 8, icAntGran1.3, whole genome shotgun sequence includes:
- the LOC126739383 gene encoding CLK4-associating serine/arginine rich protein isoform X1, which produces MWHEARRQERKIRGMLVDYRKRAERRRDFYERIKADPTQFLQIHGRQCRIHLDPAVAAAADSAVMMPWQGNENNLIDRFDVRAHLDYIPAVKKEEESELTSEDRQVNYERYRIVAQNNYLGISEEKFLKQLHLEEQFGYTENKSKKDSKGTGVAIGFNYEEGTAIAGPQPHDTQDEDNSDDENSDSDLDVDLSINISKIDPTQAHEMNKAGQQFGMAGNDFYSFLTNDMEEAETYKLAKEEEHEKALYSGRKSRRERRAHREKRLANRKISPPSYAAKESPTNALRDESKSPSRSPSPDDGEKITYITSFGDDEEVNNKPTYADKVKCGKFKGRSGSFDRGVFFDKKRSSTTKEVVYDRRKYSRSPKRSRSRSWSRRKRSRSGSGRGRSRRSNSRCRSISKRSRSGSVSLKTSRKSRSRSRSRTKRPRIRSCSGSSKSRSRRVRSRSRQASRDRRSSSQSSSPLSSSSSSSSSSRSRSLTRSRSKSRSKSKSKSVEPMETSSRSPVAPKPPIIRYYGRKKSDVSSSELSSADEEEEDIDLDSKADNQGSSDSNRFGNNSGSASKRPSATLSVIERLKLKRQALINRQFKKDKIAESQKIEREKQAQQLREDELREMALKLRRRQRELRHAYDRSSSSDSESSPDSNKRKDRESDSPKKNSREREPSRDKRIERTRDRETHRRSDSRDRNRRRRSRSRSKDRSRRSRSRSNRRYDGDRNRSPGKESTRKLVDY
- the LOC126739383 gene encoding CLK4-associating serine/arginine rich protein isoform X2, which translates into the protein MWHEARRQERKIRGMLVDYRKRAERRRDFYERIKADPTQFLQIHGRQCRIHLDPAVAAAADSAVMMPWQGNENNLIDRFDVRAHLDYIPAVKKEEESELTSEDRQVNYERYRIVAQNNYLGISEEKFLKQLHLEEQFGYTENKSKKDSKGTGVAIGFNYEEGTAIAGPQPHDTQDEDNSDDENSDSDLDVDLSINISKIDPTQAHEMNKAGQQFGMAGNDFYSFLTNDMEEAETYKLAKEEEHEKALYSGRKSRRERRAHREKRLANRKISPPSYAAKESPTNALRDESKSPSRSPSPDDGEKITYITSFGDDEEVNNKPTYADKVKCGKFKGRSGSFDRGVFFDKKRSSTTKEVVYDRRKYSRSPKRSRSRSWSRRKRSRSGSGRGRSRRSNSRCRSISKRSRSGSVSLKTSRKSRSRSRSRTKRPRIRSCSGSSKSRSRRVRSRSRQASRDRRSSSQSSSPLSSSSSSSSSSRSRSLTRSRSKSRSKSKSKSVEPMETSSRSPVAPKPPIIRYYGRKKSDVSSSELSSADEEEEDIDLDSKADNQGSSDSNRFGNNSGSASKVSKKNTTRVPNNFLLFRHDRRVFPTNNFVLIFFPFLFFSIVFSMVEHFYNHVSSLFRDHRQRYLLLKDSSSNDRRSLIDNELLIHAGLE
- the LOC126739383 gene encoding CLK4-associating serine/arginine rich protein isoform X3 — its product is MWHEARRQERKIRGMLVDYRKRAERRRDFYERIKADPTQFLQIHGRQCRIHLDPAVAAAADSAVMMPWQGNENNLIDRFDVRAHLDYIPAVKKEEESELTSEDRQVNYERYRIVAQNNYLGISEEKFLKQLHLEEQFGYTENKSKKDSKGTGVAIGFNYEEGTAIAGPQPHDTQDEDNSDDENSDSDLDVDLSINISKIDPTQAHEMNKAGQQFGMAGNDFYSFLTNDMEEAETYKLAKEEEHEKALYSGRKSRRERRAHREKRLANRKISPPSYAAKESPTNALRDESKSPSRSPSPDDGEKITYITSFGDDEEVNNKPTYADKVKCGKFKGRSGSFDRGVFFDKKRSSTTKEVVYDRRKYSRSPKRSRSRSWSRRKRSRSGSGRGRSRRSNSRCRSISKRSRSGSVSLKTSRKSRSRSRSRTKRPRIRSCSGSSKSRSRRVRSRSRQASRDRRSSSQSSSPLSSSSSSSSSSRSRSLTRSRSKSRSKSKSKSVEPMETSSRSPVAPKPPIIRYYGRKKSDVSSSELSSADEEEEDIDLDSKADNQGSSDSNRFGNNSGSASKRPSATLSVIERLKLKRQALINRQ